The sequence CGGGCACCGATGGTCGGCACCGGCGCCGTTCCGGAGGCCTCCTCGCGGATAGCCGGATTCTGCTGGTCCGCAACGGACACCTCGCCGTCGACGATCTTGACCGAGAGCTCCGGGCCGAACTGGAAGCGCACCGGCGCGTCGTCGATGTTGACGATGTGCCAGGCCAGCGCCAGGTCGTAGAGGTCGACATCCATCTCCCCTTTGACAGTCCTGCCGGCCGCGAAGACCTCATTCTCGAAGACAATGCGGTTAGGCAGGGTCGAGGTGCCGTCGAATTTGAGCGGGAGGTAGCCGGCCGCGAGGCGGAAGGAGCCGAGCTGCAGGGCCGCCTCGGCCATCACCTTGCTCTTGTCGCCAAAGTCGAGGTCGTCCTCGAGGTCGATCTTGGTTGGGATTTCGGCAGGAATGGTCGTATCCCCGGAGGCGAAGCTCCCTTCGGGACTGAGATTGATGACGCCGACCTTGAGTGAAACCAGTTCATCTGCCATGGCTTGCAGCGGAAAGACCAGAGCCAGGGCCAGCAGCAAAAACATGTGGGGAAATCTCTTCATCTTCATGGAAACCTCCTGGGTTAATGTGGGGGGCAAAGCCCCACGGACGAAATCGACAGTAAGCAATCATGGTGCCAGATTATCGCTGCGGAGAATTGGCAAGCAACCGGGGACAAGTATAGCAGAGAGCGGCTGCTTTGAAGGCAACGGGACACAAAAATAATCGTTGCCCAGCAGATGCCGTGTCACTCCGTCTGCGTCCTGCCTTTGAGGAGACCGCGCCTGGTTTGAATTGCGGGACCGCTTTCTCTGCATGCTTGCCGGCAACATCGCTTAAATCATTATAACTATGCCGTGAAGGCCGGGGCAGTTCATCTAATCCCGACACCGTTCATTTGCCGGGTCGGGTCAGTCATATGGCCGGGGGGATATCTCGGGGGTGGGCGGGAATCCTTGTTTTTCCTCCTCGTTCTGTTGTAAAGTTGCCCGGTAAGATTCTTGCAAACCACTGCAGAATCCCTTCCAAGGAGTTGAAATGGCTGTCCCTGCTGAAGAATTCATCCCCAAGTGGATCGCCTGGGAAACCACCCAGCGCTGCAACCTCAACTGCGTTCACTGCCGCTGTTCCTCGGACATGCAGTCTTCCGAGGGAGACTTCACCACCGAAGAGGCTTACAAGCTGATCGATGATATCTGCGAGGTGTCGAAACCGGTCATGGTCCTCTCCGGCGGCGAACCGCTGCTGCGCAAGGATATCTTCGAAATCGCCCGTTATGGCACCGGCAAGGGTCTGCGCATGTGCATGGCGACCAACGGCATGCTGATTACCGACGAGGTCTGCGCGCAGATGAAGGCGGCGGACATCAAGATGGTCTCCCTGTCGCTCGACGGCTCCACTGCCGCAGTGCACGACAACTTCCGCAGTTGTCCCGGTGCCTTCGCGGGGGTGATCCGCGGCGCCGAGACGCTCAAGCGTAACGGCATCAAGTTCCTCGTCAACTCCTCCTTCACCAAGCGCAACCAGCATGATATCGGCGCCACCTTCAAGCTCGCCAAGAGCCTCGGGGCGACCGCCTGGTACATGTTCATGATCGTTCCGACCGGCCGCGGCGAGGAGATCATGAACGAGCTGATCAGCAAGGAGGACTACGAGGAGATCCTCGCCTGGCATTACCAGCAGGAAAAGGAGGAGGGCGAAATCCTCATGCGCCCGACCTGCGCCCCCCACTACTACCGCATCGTGCCGCAGATGGCCAAGGCCGAAGGGGTCGCCTTCGAGCGCCGTTCGCTCACCTTCTCCACCGGCGGCGGCAAGGGGTGCATCGCCGCCCAGACCATCTGTCTGATCGACTGCTTCGGCAACCTCAAACCCTGCTCCTACTTCCACTCCTCGGTGGGGAACGTCAAGCAGGTCCCCTTCAAGGAACTGTGGTTCAACAGCAAGGTCTTCAACGACCTGCGTGATTTCAAGAAATACACCGGCAAATGCGGCGAGTGCGAGTTCATCAATGTCTGCGGCGGCTGCCGGGCGCGGGCCGATGCGGTCTACGGCGACTACATGGCCGAGGAGCCGTTCTGCAACTACATCCCCAACCGCACCCGCAAGCGGATGGAGAAAGAAGCGGCGGAGAACGCGGCGAAATAACGATGTAGGGGCGATCCTTGTGATCGCCCAGGGCGAATACAAGATTCGCCCCTACAATTCGAATCAATTCCACAGGAGGTACTTTTTTCATGACCACCGAATACAATTTCATCAAGGCCTGCTGGGGCCAGCCCGTCGATGTTACCCCCGTCTGGCTGATGCGCCAGGCCGGCCGCTACCTGCCGCAATACATGGAGGTGCGCCGCAAGTGCACTTTCCTCGAACTCTGCAAGACTCCCGAACTGGCTGCCGAGGTGACGATTCAGCCGATCGACTACCTCGGCGCGGATGCCGCCATTCTCTTCTCCGACATCCTCACCCCGGTGGAGCCGATGGGGCTCAAGCTCGACTTCGTCCCCGGTCCGGTCTTCGAGAATCCGGTGCGCACCCAGGCGGATGTCGACGCCCTGCGCATCCCGGTGATGGAAGAGGATGTCCCCTATGTGCTGGAGACGATCAAAATTCTCCGCCGCGAGTTCGAGGGGCGCGTTCCCCTGATCGGCTTCGGCGGCGCCCCCTTCACCCTGGCCTGCTACATGGTCGAAGGGAAGGGGAGCAAGGATTTCGCCCAGATCAAGAAAATGATGTACGGGGCGCCGGAAATTTATGCCTCGTTGATGGGAAAAATCACCGAAATGGACCGCCAGTACCTCAACGCCCAGATCGCGGCCGGAGCCCAGGCGATCCAGATCTTCGATACCTGGGGCGGCATCGTTTCGCCCCTCGACTACGAGACTTACATCCTCCCCTACACGAAAAAGCTGATTGACGGCCTCGACCGCAAGGGGATTCCCGTCATCCACTTCGTCAAGGGCTCCGGCACCATGCTCGACATCGTCAAGAAGGCGGGCAGCGACGTGGTCGGCCTCGACTGGCACATCGGCCTCGGCAAGGCCCGTGACATTCTCGGTCCCGAGATCGCCGTGCAGGGGAACCTCGACCCGACTGTACTCTACGCCCCCAAGGCGCACATCGAACGCGAGGTGCAGCGCATCATCGAGGAGAACGCCGGCCGCCCCGGGCATATCTTCAACCTCGGCCACGGCATCCTGCCCAACGTCGATCCGGAAAATGCCAAATTCATGGTCGAGTGCGTGCACCGGCTCAGCCGGAAATAGGCCCGAAGGCGCAGGGGCACGGCTCGCCGTGCCCCTGCATGAGCATCCTCCAGCGCAGCGAATTTATGGATCCTGACAATCCGACCGCCCTCATCCTGCTCAACATGGGCGGCCCCGATTCCCCCGAGGCCGTCGAACCCTTTCTCTACAACCTCTTTTCCGACCGTGAACTGATCCAGCTGCCTTTGGGCAGCGTCCTGCAGAAACCCTTTGCCAGGCTGATCTCCCACTTCCGCAGCAAGCAGGTGCGGCTGAACTACCGCCTCATCGGCGGCAAGTCTCCCCTTCTGCACTGGACGACCCGCCAGGCCGAGGGGATTGCCGCCGATCTGGGACCAGACTTCCGTCCCGCCGTGGCCATGCGCTACTGGCAACCGACGGCCGAAGAGACACTGCGCCGGTTGGCGGCGGAGGGGATCGAGCGGGCCGTGGTCCTTTCCATGTATCCTCACTACACCGGGGCGACCACCGGCAGCAGCATCAACGATTTCCGCCGTGCCGCCGCCCGTATCTGCCCCGACCTCAGGTATTCGGTCATCGAACAGTGGTACGACTGGCCCGGCTACCTCGATGCGCTGGCCAGTCGGGTGCGTGAAGGGCTGGACCTCTTCCATGATCTGGTTCAGGACCAGGTGCAGATACTCTTTTCGGCCCACGCCCTGCCGCAGAAGTTCATTGACCGCGGCGACCCCTATCTGGAGCATGTCCTGGCGACGGTCAAGGGAGTGATGCAGCGGCTGGGAGAGCGTCCCTGGCACCTCGCTTTTCAGAGTCGCAGCGGGCCGGTCAAGTGGATGGAGCCCGACACCGTCGAAGTGATCGACCAGCTTGCCGCCGATGGCTGCGAGGCGCTGTTGATGGTCCCCATCTCCTTTGTCTCCGACCACATCGAAACGCTGCACGAGATCGACATCGAGTACAACGAACATGCCCAGTCGAAGGGTATCCGCCTCTTCCACCGGGCGCCGTCGCTCAACGATCGCCCGGATTTTCTGCAGGCGCTGGCGGATCTGGTTCGCGACCATCTGGAGAAGAGCGCATGAAACGCTGCACCATTTGCGGCGGGGTATTCGATCCGGCCGCTCCGATTGCCGACCCGGCGGTGGAAGCCGGAGCCTTCATGGCCCGGGAACTCTACGCCGATGCGGACCAACTTTGTCCCCGGTGTCTGGCAAATCGCGGGGTACTGGGGATGATGTACTGTCGGGAGTTGGATGGGTGAAAGCAGATGCAGGATGCAAGATGAAAAATGAAGGCCATCCGGGTGCGGATGGCCTTCGTGTTTTCGAGGTGCCCCGTCGGGGCGCAAGACGTTGGCGCGGGAAATGAATGCACCGGCATATTTCTAGCAGATGCGGGCGGAAAAGTGCTTGCCGGTTTGACGAACCATGGCCGATGTCGGGGTAGAAATCGGGAAGTGAAGGGAAGAGCCGCTACAGGCCCTCCGCTCGGAGCTGCTCGAGGAGTTCCTTCTGTCGGGTACTCAGACGGTCGGGCACGGCGACCTCGACGACGGCGTAGAGATCCCCTCGCGTCCCTCGACCGTGGGGGACGCCGAATCCCTTGAGCCGGATCTTCCGGCCGCTGGACATGCCGGCAGGTACCTTGATCCGCTTGTTCCCCTCCAGGGTCGGAACGTCTACGGAGGTGCCGAGGCAGGCCCCCGAGAAGGGGACTTGAACCTTGACATAGAGATCGTCCCCTTCCCGGCTGAACAGCGGATCGGGTTCCACCTCGATCTCCAGGAAAAGGTCGCCCGCCGGCCCGCCGGCGGGGCTTTCTCCCCCCTTGCCGGCCACCCGCAGCTTCTGGCCGGTTTCGATACCGGCGGGGATGCGGACCTGCAGATGCTCCACCCGGCCGGCGTGGCGGGAATCGATACGCCTCTCGCCGCCGAGTACCGCCTGTCGGAAGGGGATGCTGAGGCGCATGACGTAATCCTGCCCCTTGATCGCCTGCGGGCGGCCGCTGCCGTAAAAAGTGGCCCGGCCCCGGCTGCCCGGGCCGCCGAAGATGTGGCTGAAAATATCGTCGGTGCCGAAGCCGAATTCGCGGAAGATGTCGCCGACATCGAAGTTGCGATAAATGTCCTCCTGGCTGAACCGCTGGTGAAACCCGGCCTCGCCGAATTGATCGTACTGCCGGCGTTTTTCCGGATCGGAGAGAACGGCATAGGCTTCGGTGATCTCCTTGAATTTCTCCTCCGCTTTCTTGTCGCCCGGGTTCTTGTCCGGATGGAACTTGAGAGCCAGTTTGCGGTAGGCTTTCTTGATCACCTCGGCGGTGGCGTCCTTCGGGACGCCGAGGATGGCGTAATAGTCTTTGGCCATGGAAACTCCTGGATGAGGTGGCTCGAATCGCCCTCCAAATATAGTGAGCCGCATGCGTCCCGTCAAGGCAACACTTGGTGCCACGCCAGTCGCTTGTGCATCACTCATTTTACGGTAAGCTTCTGTAAAGATTTGGTACTTGCGTATGGAGGATAACATGTCAACTAAACGCGCGTGGATTCTGAATGTCCGTATCTGCTGGCTGGTTCTGGTCGCTTTCAGCTGCCTGTCACTCTTTCCCGGCAACGGCAACGCGGCGCTCGTCCAGAGCCGTCTGGCCGATGATTCGGTCGTTGCCGAGCGCTCGGCGCAGATCGAGACGATCCGGCTGGCCCTCGAACAGGAGGTGGTGGCCCAGCGACTGGCGGACTACGGCTTCACTCCCGAGGAGGTAGCGGCCAGGCTGCCGTCCTTTTCCGACGAGCAGCTGCACCAGTTGGCCAGCCTCACCGATTCGCTCGGCGAGGGGGGCGTCCTCGGTTTCGTGATTGCCGTGCTGGTCATCGTGCTGCTGGTGATCGTCATTCTCAAGGTCAGCGACAAGCGGGTCATTGTCAGATAACCTGCCGTTAGCCGGCAGCACCTGTTGAAAAGGAGAAGAAATCATGTCGATGCATCGTCGTACGTGGGTTCTCGATTTACGCATTTGCTGGATGGTCCTGATCGCCTTCAGTGCGCTCTCTCTGCTTCCCGTCAACGCCAATGCCGCACTTGTCCCGAGTCGCCTGGCCGACGGCGCCAGCGTCGCCGAGCGGCAGGCGCAGGTCGAAACGGTCCGGCAGGCTCTCGAGCAGGAAGTGGTGGCCCAGCGGCTGGCCGACTTCGGGTTGTCCAAAGAGGAGATCGCCGCCAAGCTGCCGACCCTTTCCGATGCCCAGTTGCACCAGTTGGCCGGCCTGTCGAAAGACATCGCCGCCGGGGGGGCGGCCGAGGCGGTGGTTGCCGTGCTGCTGATCATCTTGCTGGTGGTCGTCATCATCAAGTTGATGGACAGGGAGATCGTCATCAGGTGACCGGCCGTCTTCTGCTGGTCCTGATCGCTTTGGCGGCAAGTGGGTGCACTCCGTTCCGGCAGGAATTCTGGACCCGGGAACAGGTGGGGTTGCACGTCATCCAGGGCGTTCCCTATCGCCCCCAGGAGCAGCGTGACGATTGTGGTCCCTCGGCCCTCGCGTCCTTGCTGGCCTACCGGGGCAGGGATGTCCCGGTGGGTGAGATCTCCCGGGCCGTCTACGAACCCAAGCTGGGTGGCAGCCTGTTGCCGGACATGGAGAACTTTGCCCGGCAGCAGGGTTTCGCCACCCGTTCCGGGCGCGGCGACCTCGACCTGCTGCGACAGGCGATCGATGCCGATCGCCCGGTCGTGATCCCGATCGAAACGGGTTTCTGGCGTATCTCCCGCCCCCACTACCTGGTGGTTTTCGGCTATGATCAGCGCCGTTTTCTTACCCATGCCGGAGTGCGGGAAGGGGTCTTTATCGACGCCGATGAGCTGCTTCGCCGCTGGGAAAAGATGAACCGGCTTTACCTCTATCTGGAATGAATGAACGGTGCATCCGAAACCCGCCCTGCTGAGCCTGTTGGCCTTTTTCTGTCTTTTCGGCTGTTCCGTGCCGCGGATCATCGTTCTCAACGATCCCCTTGATGCCCGGCAACATAACGATCTCGGCGTTGCCTATCAGCAGCGAGGGGAGAGCGACCTGGCGGTCCGGGAGTACGATCGGGCGGCCGACCTCGATCAGCAATGGGCCCGGCCGTTGATCAACCGCGGCAATGTGCAGGCGGAGCGGGGCGAGTGGCGACAGGCGGAGAAGAGTTACCGTCAGGCCCTGCGCCGCGAGCCAGGGAACGGCGAGGCGATGAACAATCTCGCCTGGGTCCTGTTCCGGGCGGAGGATACCGGACGGGCCCTGGACTGGGCTGAAAGGGCCGTGGCCGCCAACCCCCGCGAACCGGCCTTTCTCGATACCCTGGCGGAAATACGGATCGCCCGCCGCGATCATGCCGGTGCCCGCCAAGCCATCGCCAATGCTCTTGCCCTCGACCCTCCCGCGGAATTGCGCCACAGCCTGGAGCAGAAGCGGGCTCTTCTCGATGCTCTGAGTCCCCTTCCGTAAATGCAGGAAAATCTTGACGCTGCAAAATTAAAAATACAAAATGCGGGAGAAGTTTCTTTCGCCGCCACAGTCCGCTCCTGCTTTTCTTCTGACATTTGAGTTCCTGAGCCTCCGCAGGGTGTTGCGGGAAGGTTAACTTTGCATAAGGAGAACGCATGACCCGCATCGCCGTCATCGGAGCTGGAATTTCCGGCCTCGCAACCGCCCACGCCATCGAGCGCCTGGCCACCGCCGCCGGGCTCGAGGTCGAAACCCTGGTTCTTGAGAAGAAACCGCGCACCGGCGGCAAGATCTGGAGCATCCGCGAAGAAGGGTTTCTCTGCGAGTGGGGGCCCAACGGCTTTCTCGATAACAAGCCGATGACTCTTGAGTTGTGCGACCGGCTCGGGATACGGGACCGCGTGCTGCGCTCCGACGACAACGCCCGCAAGCGCTTCATCTACTCGGAAGGGGTGCTGCACCGCCTGCCGGAGAACGGGCCGGCTTTTCTCAAATCCAGGCTCATCTCCTGGCCGGGCAAGCTGCGCCTGGCCTGTGAGCCGCTGATCCCCGCCAGGCGCGACGGCGCCGACGAAACGCTGGCCGACTTCGCCCGCCGCCGTCTCGGCCAGGAGGCCCTCGACAAGCTGATTGCACCGATGGTTTCGGGCATCTTCGCCGGTGACCCGGAGACGATGAGCCTGCAGAGCTGCTTTCCCCGCATCCACCAACTCGAGCAGGAGTACGGCGGGCTCATCATGGCGATGGTCAAGCTGGCCAAACAGAAGAAAGCCGAGCGCAAGGCCGGCAAGGCGGTCGCCAGCGCCGCCGGCCCCGGCGGCGTCCTCACCTCCTTTGTCGGCGGCATCCAGGAGCTGACCGACAGCACCGCCGCCTCGATCCGGGGAGAGGTGCGCACCGCCGCCGTGGTGATGGAAATCGTCCGCAAGGAGGGCGGCTACGAACTGCGCCTTGAAGACGGCGCAACGGTCGAGGCCGAGGTGGTGGTCAGCGCCGCGCCCGCCTACGCGGCGGCAGAAATGGTGGCCGGGCTCGACCGGCAGTTGACCCAATTGCTCGGCGGTATCCCCTACGCGTCGATGAACGTCGTCTGCTTCGGCTACGCGCGGGAAAAGATCGCCCGTGACCTCGACGGCTTCGGCTACCTCATCCCGAAAAAGGAGGGGAAGAGCATCCTCGGCACTCTCTGGGACTCGAGCATCTTCCCCAACCGCGCTCCCGAGGGGCGGGTGTTGCTGCGTTCGATGATGGGCGGAGCGACCAACCCCCGGGCCATCGATCTTGCCGAGAGCGAGGTCAAGGCCCGGGTCATGGCCGACCTGAAAGAGATCATGGGGATCAGTGCGGAACCCGACTTCGTGCGCGTCTTCCGGCATGAAAAAGCCATCCCCCAGTACATTGCCGGTCATGGTCAGCGACTGCTCGCCCTCGCCGCGCGGCATGTTACCGCTCCCGGCCTCTTCTTCACGGGCAATGCTTTTTACGGTGTCGGTCTCAACGACTGCGTCCATGCCGCCAACCAGGTGGCCGGCCAGGTAGTCGAGTTCCTGCGGGAGCGGCAGGGGACGGGTTGAGAATTGGCCGTCCTGGAGTTGCAGGGCAGGTGCACGTTCAACAAGGAGAAATGCCGATGCCGAGGTTGACCCGGTTGCCCGTCTGGCAGGCGCTGCAGGAACATTATCAAGATGTTGCCGGACTGCACATGCGGGAAATGTTCGCTGCCGATCCGCAGCGGTTCGAGCGCTTCTCCCTGCGCTGGGAGGAGTTTCTCTTCGACTATTCGAAGAACCGGATCACCGGCCGGACGCTCGAACTGTTGTGCGAGCTGGCCCGCCAGGCCGACGTCGAGGGAGGCATCCGGCGAATGTTCGCCGGCGAGAAGATCAACAATACCGAAGGCCGGGCCGTGCTGCATGTGGCGCTGCGCAATCGCGCCAACCGGCCGATCATGGTCGATGGCGTAGATGTCATGCCGGCGGTGAACCGGGTGCTGCAGCGAATGGGCGACCTGGTGGAGAGGGTTCGCAGCGGCCAGTGGCGCGGCTGCAGCGGCAAGCCGATCACCGATGTCGTCAACATCGGCATCGGCGGTTCGGACCTGGGGCCGCATATGGTATGCGAGGCGCTCAAACCCTATGCCCGTCCGGATTTAAGGGTCCATTTCGTTTCCAATGTCGATGCCAGTCATCTCGCCGAGGTGCTGAAGAAAGTCGCGCCGGAGACCACGCTCTTTCTGGTCGCATCGAAGACATTCACCACCCAGGAGACGATGACCAACGCCCAAAGCGCCCGGCAGTGGTTCCTGGAGGGGGCAGGGCGGGATGCCGACATTGCGAAACATTTCGTGGCCATTTCGACCAACGCCGAAAAGGTGCAGGAATTCGGTATCGCCGCGGAAAACATGTTCGAGTTCTGGGACTGGGTCGGCGGCCGCTATTCCCTCTGGTCGGCCATCGGGCTCTCCATCGCCCTTTACGTCGGCATGGAGCGTTTTCTCGAACTGCTTGCCGGCGCCCACCGGGTGGATGAACACTTTCGCACCGCCCCCATCGAGCGCAACCTGCCGGCCCTCATGGCCCTGCTGGGGATCTGGTACGTCGACTTCTTCGGTGCCGAAAGCCAAGCCATTCTCCCTTACGACCAGTACCTGCACCGCTTTCCGGCTTACCTGCAGCAGGCCGACATGGAAAGCAACGGCAAGCGGGTGACCCGCGACGGCGCAACCGTCGACTATGCCACCGGGCCGGTCCTCTGGGGGGAGCCGGGGACCAACGGCCAGCACGCCTTCTACCAGCTCATTCACCAGGGAACCCGGCTGGTGCCTGCCGACTTCATCGTCCCGGCCCGATCACATAATCCCGTCGGTGAGCACCATGCCATTCTGCTGTCCAATTACTTCGCCCAGACCGAAGCCCTGATGATGGGGAAGACGGCCGCCGAGGTGCGCCGGGAGATGCAGCAGGCCGGTGTCGCGGAAGCGGAGATCGAGCGCCTGCTGCCGCATCGGGTCTTTCCCGGCAACCGTCCGACCAACTCCATTCTCTGCCGTCAGTTGACCCCCGGCGTCCTCGGTTCGCTGATCGCCCTCTACGAGCACAAGATTTTCGTGCAGGGATTGATCTGGGAGGTGAACTCTTTCGACCAGTGGGGCGTCGAGCTCGGCAAACAGCTGGCCCAGGCGATTCTGCCCGAATTGGCCGGCCCGGAACCGGTCAACCGCCACGACGCTTCGACCAACGGCCTGATCAATGCCTTCAAGGCGCTGCGCGCCGGCGGGTGAGCCCCGATCGCCGATTCCGAATGCCAGGGCGAGGAGTGCGCGTTCAGTAGATAAACGGCACGGCGTTGCCGAGCTGAAACATCGAGGCCGGACTCCATGGGGTCCGGCCTCGATGTTTCAGCTCGTTATGACGGCTCGACGGTTGCGTCCGGCCCCGCTTCAGCACGCCTTGCGCCGGAAGACGTCGGTCTTGAGGCTGGAGACGCGGTCGAGGAAGAGCAGGCCGTCGAGATGGTCGAGCTCGTGCTGGATGGCGACCGCTTCGAAACCGGAGGCACGGATGACCAGCTCGCGTCCCGCACGGTCGAGGAATTGGACGACGACGCTCTCGGCGCGGGTGACGTTGCCGGTGTAGTCGGGGACGCTCATGCAACCCTCGCGCATGGTCTCCTGCCCCTCGCGTTCGAGAATCCCGGGATTGATCATCACCAGCAGGCCGTGGTTGTTGTCGCGTCCGAGCTTGCTTTTCGAGACGTCGACCACCACTACGCGCCGGCTGCTGCCGATTTGCGGGGCGGCGACCCCGACCGAATGACCGGCCGCGAGCATGGTGTCGATGAGGTCCTGGACCAGTGCGTCGATGGATGCATCAAGAGCATCCACGGGGGTGCAAACCGTCTTGAGCACCGGGTCGGGATAGAGAAGGATGTCGCGAACGGCCATGCGCTTACAGCTCGACGGGAGTGATGGAGCGGACCGAGATGTCCACCTGCAGTTCGTCCTTGAGCCGGCCGACTACCTTGTCGAGGTCCCCGATGGAGAGCCCTTCGGGCAGGACCGCCTCGATCATCATGACGTAGACCGGGCGGCTGGCGCTGCCGATCAGCTTGGTGTTGAGGTCGGTGATGTTCACCTGCCGCTCCCCCAGCTCCCTGGCCACCCGGTAGACGATTCCCGGTTTGTCCGAGCCGTAGACCGAAATCATGCAGATCTCGCCGCGATCGACGCAGTGGATCTCCCCGCCGGGCTTCAGGGTGCGCAGAAAGACCGACAATCCGCTCTCTTCAAGGGGGGCGAAGGCGTCGCCGAAGCTCTGTTGGCCGGTGTATTCGGCATGGGAAATGATCAGGATCATGGCGAACTGGCCGCCGAGGATGGTGCAGCTCGAGTCGGCGATGTTGCAGCCGTGGCGATAGAGGATCTCGGTGACCTGGGAGACGATGCCGGGGCGGTCCCGGCCGATGATGGTCAGGGCGAAATGGCTCATGGCGGGGCTCCTGGGGGAAGGGTAAAAGAGAAGTTGCGTGCGGCGTCTGCATCTTCTACCATGGATGCGGCGAAAATGCTAGCAGTGGGCAAAATCCGTACTGAAAAAGCGGTTTCGCGCCAAGCACGCAAAGAACGCAAAGAAAAATCAATGACGCTTGAATTTCTTTGCGGCCTTTGCGCGCGCGAGATAATGGGTGGCAAGGACGGATGAAATGATGGAACTTGACGAGAAAGACCTGATGATAACCTTCTACAAGTCCTCCGGACCCGGCGGGCAGAAGAAGAACAAGACGGAATCGGCGGTGCGCATCAAGCACCTGCCGACCGGCATCATCGTCACCGCCACCGAATCCCGCTCGCAGCACGAGAACCGCGAGAAGGCGCTGGAGCGGCTGCGCGAACGTCTCGCCGCCCGCAACCGCCGGGCCAAGCGGCGCATTCCGACGCAGCCCGGTCGGGGTGCCGTCGAGCGGCGGGTCAGCGAAAAGAAACGCCACGGCGAGATCAAGCGCGGTCGGGAGAAAGTCGAAACCTAGCCGATCGCCTCCCGCCCCGCTTCCCGCGCCTTGTCCAGCAGCCCCGGCCGGTGGCGGATCGCCCCCATCTCCTCGCAGTTCGGCAGAACGACCATCTTGGCGTCGAAGCCGTAGGCGGTGAGCACCCGCAGGATGCTGCTGGTGGTCCAGAGGTAGTGATCCTCCCCCGGCGCCCCCTGCACCAGGAAAAAGACCGCCTTCTTCCCCGGCGCCAGGCGCGGCTGCCGACGGCCGTCCTTGAAGGCGTACCAGCGGTCGAGGCAG comes from Desulfuromonadales bacterium and encodes:
- a CDS encoding radical SAM protein, which produces MAVPAEEFIPKWIAWETTQRCNLNCVHCRCSSDMQSSEGDFTTEEAYKLIDDICEVSKPVMVLSGGEPLLRKDIFEIARYGTGKGLRMCMATNGMLITDEVCAQMKAADIKMVSLSLDGSTAAVHDNFRSCPGAFAGVIRGAETLKRNGIKFLVNSSFTKRNQHDIGATFKLAKSLGATAWYMFMIVPTGRGEEIMNELISKEDYEEILAWHYQQEKEEGEILMRPTCAPHYYRIVPQMAKAEGVAFERRSLTFSTGGGKGCIAAQTICLIDCFGNLKPCSYFHSSVGNVKQVPFKELWFNSKVFNDLRDFKKYTGKCGECEFINVCGGCRARADAVYGDYMAEEPFCNYIPNRTRKRMEKEAAENAAK
- the hemE gene encoding uroporphyrinogen decarboxylase, which produces MTTEYNFIKACWGQPVDVTPVWLMRQAGRYLPQYMEVRRKCTFLELCKTPELAAEVTIQPIDYLGADAAILFSDILTPVEPMGLKLDFVPGPVFENPVRTQADVDALRIPVMEEDVPYVLETIKILRREFEGRVPLIGFGGAPFTLACYMVEGKGSKDFAQIKKMMYGAPEIYASLMGKITEMDRQYLNAQIAAGAQAIQIFDTWGGIVSPLDYETYILPYTKKLIDGLDRKGIPVIHFVKGSGTMLDIVKKAGSDVVGLDWHIGLGKARDILGPEIAVQGNLDPTVLYAPKAHIEREVQRIIEENAGRPGHIFNLGHGILPNVDPENAKFMVECVHRLSRK
- the hemH gene encoding ferrochelatase; protein product: MSILQRSEFMDPDNPTALILLNMGGPDSPEAVEPFLYNLFSDRELIQLPLGSVLQKPFARLISHFRSKQVRLNYRLIGGKSPLLHWTTRQAEGIAADLGPDFRPAVAMRYWQPTAEETLRRLAAEGIERAVVLSMYPHYTGATTGSSINDFRRAAARICPDLRYSVIEQWYDWPGYLDALASRVREGLDLFHDLVQDQVQILFSAHALPQKFIDRGDPYLEHVLATVKGVMQRLGERPWHLAFQSRSGPVKWMEPDTVEVIDQLAADGCEALLMVPISFVSDHIETLHEIDIEYNEHAQSKGIRLFHRAPSLNDRPDFLQALADLVRDHLEKSA
- a CDS encoding DnaJ C-terminal domain-containing protein; this translates as MAKDYYAILGVPKDATAEVIKKAYRKLALKFHPDKNPGDKKAEEKFKEITEAYAVLSDPEKRRQYDQFGEAGFHQRFSQEDIYRNFDVGDIFREFGFGTDDIFSHIFGGPGSRGRATFYGSGRPQAIKGQDYVMRLSIPFRQAVLGGERRIDSRHAGRVEHLQVRIPAGIETGQKLRVAGKGGESPAGGPAGDLFLEIEVEPDPLFSREGDDLYVKVQVPFSGACLGTSVDVPTLEGNKRIKVPAGMSSGRKIRLKGFGVPHGRGTRGDLYAVVEVAVPDRLSTRQKELLEQLRAEGL
- a CDS encoding PA2779 family protein, producing the protein MSTKRAWILNVRICWLVLVAFSCLSLFPGNGNAALVQSRLADDSVVAERSAQIETIRLALEQEVVAQRLADYGFTPEEVAARLPSFSDEQLHQLASLTDSLGEGGVLGFVIAVLVIVLLVIVILKVSDKRVIVR
- a CDS encoding PA2779 family protein, with protein sequence MSMHRRTWVLDLRICWMVLIAFSALSLLPVNANAALVPSRLADGASVAERQAQVETVRQALEQEVVAQRLADFGLSKEEIAAKLPTLSDAQLHQLAGLSKDIAAGGAAEAVVAVLLIILLVVVIIKLMDREIVIR
- a CDS encoding C39 family peptidase, with product MTGRLLLVLIALAASGCTPFRQEFWTREQVGLHVIQGVPYRPQEQRDDCGPSALASLLAYRGRDVPVGEISRAVYEPKLGGSLLPDMENFARQQGFATRSGRGDLDLLRQAIDADRPVVIPIETGFWRISRPHYLVVFGYDQRRFLTHAGVREGVFIDADELLRRWEKMNRLYLYLE
- a CDS encoding tetratricopeptide repeat protein → MHPKPALLSLLAFFCLFGCSVPRIIVLNDPLDARQHNDLGVAYQQRGESDLAVREYDRAADLDQQWARPLINRGNVQAERGEWRQAEKSYRQALRREPGNGEAMNNLAWVLFRAEDTGRALDWAERAVAANPREPAFLDTLAEIRIARRDHAGARQAIANALALDPPAELRHSLEQKRALLDALSPLP
- the hemG gene encoding protoporphyrinogen oxidase, producing MTRIAVIGAGISGLATAHAIERLATAAGLEVETLVLEKKPRTGGKIWSIREEGFLCEWGPNGFLDNKPMTLELCDRLGIRDRVLRSDDNARKRFIYSEGVLHRLPENGPAFLKSRLISWPGKLRLACEPLIPARRDGADETLADFARRRLGQEALDKLIAPMVSGIFAGDPETMSLQSCFPRIHQLEQEYGGLIMAMVKLAKQKKAERKAGKAVASAAGPGGVLTSFVGGIQELTDSTAASIRGEVRTAAVVMEIVRKEGGYELRLEDGATVEAEVVVSAAPAYAAAEMVAGLDRQLTQLLGGIPYASMNVVCFGYAREKIARDLDGFGYLIPKKEGKSILGTLWDSSIFPNRAPEGRVLLRSMMGGATNPRAIDLAESEVKARVMADLKEIMGISAEPDFVRVFRHEKAIPQYIAGHGQRLLALAARHVTAPGLFFTGNAFYGVGLNDCVHAANQVAGQVVEFLRERQGTG